A window of Hymenobacter siberiensis genomic DNA:
CGGCGTATCGACCCGCCTCACGGGCGGCCCCTCCAACAGCAGCTGCCTCAACAACGCTGAGCAAGGCAGCGAAGGCTGGAGCGACTACCTGGCCCTGATGATGACCACCGACTGGGCCACCGCTGCCCTCGCCGACGGCCCCAACGCCCGCCCCGTGGGCACCTACGCCAGCGGCCAGGCCGCTACGGCCAGGGGCATCCGCCGCTACCCCTACTCTACCAGCCTCACGGTGAACCCACTGACCTACGCCAACGTGGCCACCAACCCCGAGGTGCACGCCATTGGCGAAATCTGGTGCGCGGTGCTGTGGGACATGACCTGGAACGTGATTCAGCAGCGCGGCCGCATCGAGCCCAACCTGTATAACGGCGCTGCCAACGGCGGCAACAATGTTGCCATGCAGCTCGTGATGCAAGGCCTGAAGCTGCAGCCCTGCCAGCCCGGCTTCCTCGATTCGCGCGATGCCATTCTGGCCGCCGACTCCCTGCTCTATCAGGGCCAGTACCACTGCACCATCTGGAACGCCTTTGCGCGCCGGGGCATGGGCTACAGTGCCGTGCAGGGCTCTTCGGGCAGTGCTACCGACCAAACGGCGGCTTTCGACATGCCGCCGCCCGTCACGCTGCAAAAGGTAACGCCGCTGGTTTCCGGCAACACGTTCAGCAACGAGTACAAGCTGACCTGCAACTGCAGCCTGCCCACCGCTCCCTACACCCTCACCACCGAGCTGCCCACGGGCATGCAGTTTGTAAGCAGCACCACCGGCGGCACGCTGATAGGCAACAAAGTGACGTTCAGCAATCTCAACTTCACCGCACTGGGCCAGACGCGCACGCTGCGCTTCCAGAGCCAGGCCACGACGGCCGGGGCCTGCGCCCCGGTTACGCCCGTGAACGACAACCGCGAGGCCAATACGGCAGGCGGCTTTGCAGCTACGCCCATCACCGGCACGGCTACCTGGGCCACCAGCACGGCCCACGCCAACAGCGGCACCACCTCGTGGTGGGCCACGGCCCCGGCCACGCCCACCGATTTCGTGCTGACGTCGGCCCCGTTCACGCCCACGGGCCTGTCGGTACTCTCCATCTATCACTACTTCGACTTTGAGGGCAGCTACGATGGCGGCACGGTGGAAATTTCCACCAACAACGGCACCACCTGGCAGAACCCGGCCACCCTCTGGCTGCAGAATGGCTATAACAGCACTTTCGATGCCAGCACCACCGCCCCCGGCCAGAAGTGCTTCTCGGGCCGGAGCGTAACGGGCACCGCCGGTTTCATCCGCTCGGCGCTCGACCTGCGCTCCTTCGCCGGCATGCCCATGCTCGTCCGTTTCCGCACCCGCACCGACGATGGCAGCCCTGGCACGTTTGAGGGCTGGTTTATCGATGACATCCAGGTTATCAATGGCTGCGGTGGCAACCAGATTGTGGAGCTGCGCAACGGTGCCAACACCCTGCAAAGCACGCAAACGGTGACCACCTACCTGCTGCCCGCCGCCGTAACGGCCCAGAAAGCCGGTTTGGCGCAGGCCAGCGAGTTCACGGCCCAGCCCAACCCCTTCGGCTCGCAGGGCCTGCAGCTGCGCCTGAACCTGCCTTCGGCCCAGCCCCAAATGGAGCTCACCCTCTATGACGTGGCCGGCCGCCAGCTGCTGCACCGCACCGTGGAGCGCGTGGCCGCCGGCACCAGCAACCTCACCTGGAACGAAGCCGCCAGTCTGCGCGCCGGCCTCTACCTGGTGCGCCTGCAGCTGCCCGACGGCAGCAGCACCATGCTGCGCGTAGAGCGGGAATAACCGCTGATTAACCAGTTATTAAAAAGGCCCGCTGAGTTTCAGCGGGCCTTTTTCGTAGGAAGTAAGTCACCTGCCGGTCTGACCGCCTGGGGCGGTCAGACCGGCAGGTGAGATTTGCATACGATTGATTTTAACAGTCCGCTCAGCCCTCAGCCGTGCACGGCCAGATGCGCGTGGTCGCGCAGAATGGTTTTCAGAAACGGGCCATCCTGCAGGCTGGTCTGGATGCCGGTGATGGACTTCACCTTGTTGGCCACCTCGTTCAGCAGCAAATAGTTTTCCTGCTTGCTGCCGTGGTGAAGCAGCTTGCGGATGAGCGCCACATCGTGGTCGGACAGGGCGGCGGCCTGGGCAAATACCGGCTGGTAGCCCGCAATGGTCGTTACCTCGGCCGCCAACGGCGTGGCGTA
This region includes:
- a CDS encoding M36 family metallopeptidase, which translates into the protein MSKPFTFQKLSLALLGLLPLSALHAQSIPSQQAMEKVLAVRSQWAGPGFAPADLRLSSAYADANGLEHMYVQQLYQGIPVFNKVQSLAFMGGRLASHAGAFVPAKQLAAVPATPAITATVAVSRALQHLDQPFAATPMRLTEANGPEARQTFAASGVARHDIVASLTWAFDEAGKPHLTWNVNIDLLGSPDWWNVRIDAATGTFVSQDNWTVSEAAAHRAQPAATAAKGTMSAAAQFLPPPPPPTTTASSYLVVPFPRERPAATGLQTETDPWLKAGATNNATTHGWNFDGTTNYAFTRGNNVAAYDDAANVNAPGNYANSQTAAPSLSFNYTPDFTTTPGGAINRNAAVVNLFYWNNIIHDITYQYGFTEAAGNFQADNLGRGGSGNDYVKAEAQDGAGTNNANFSTPADGSSGRMQMYLWTAPAQAYALTVTAPSTVAGSYTAVEGGFSTANGLATLGPISGQLALYGDAGNLGCVAATGTALTGKIALIYRGTCSFAPKVKNAQLAGAIAAIVVNNVANAPTVMGGTDNTVTIPSVMISQADGAALAAQIANNVQVTLPRAPAPNPMLDGDLDNGIVVHEYGHGVSTRLTGGPSNSSCLNNAEQGSEGWSDYLALMMTTDWATAALADGPNARPVGTYASGQAATARGIRRYPYSTSLTVNPLTYANVATNPEVHAIGEIWCAVLWDMTWNVIQQRGRIEPNLYNGAANGGNNVAMQLVMQGLKLQPCQPGFLDSRDAILAADSLLYQGQYHCTIWNAFARRGMGYSAVQGSSGSATDQTAAFDMPPPVTLQKVTPLVSGNTFSNEYKLTCNCSLPTAPYTLTTELPTGMQFVSSTTGGTLIGNKVTFSNLNFTALGQTRTLRFQSQATTAGACAPVTPVNDNREANTAGGFAATPITGTATWATSTAHANSGTTSWWATAPATPTDFVLTSAPFTPTGLSVLSIYHYFDFEGSYDGGTVEISTNNGTTWQNPATLWLQNGYNSTFDASTTAPGQKCFSGRSVTGTAGFIRSALDLRSFAGMPMLVRFRTRTDDGSPGTFEGWFIDDIQVINGCGGNQIVELRNGANTLQSTQTVTTYLLPAAVTAQKAGLAQASEFTAQPNPFGSQGLQLRLNLPSAQPQMELTLYDVAGRQLLHRTVERVAAGTSNLTWNEAASLRAGLYLVRLQLPDGSSTMLRVERE